Genomic segment of Amphibacillus xylanus NBRC 15112:
GAAGGTCAAAAGGTTGTAGAACAACAAGGATTTGTACCTGTTAAATAAAACAGATAGACAGTTATAAAATGTAAGCAATAGAGATAGAAAAGAACGGGGTAGCGATATTCTGCCCTGTTCTTACCTGTTTAAAAATAGTGTTTATTTTGCAATAATGGGGTGAAATTAATGTTTAGTAAGGCTAACAATAATTTAGAAGAGAGAATTGTTAAAGGTATTTTATTTTTATTAGCGCTAACTTCAGTTGTCGCTCTAGGATTAATTGGATTTTTTATTTTTAAAGAAGGATTACCTTTTATGCTCGATTATGGTGTGGGTAATTTTATTTTTGGTAAAGAGTGGGCTCCACTTCAACAGGTTTATGGAATTTTCCCAATGATTATAGGGACCATTTATGTCACGATCTTGGCATTAATTATCGGTGCACCGATTGGAATAGCTGTTGCTATATTCTTATCAAAAATCGCACCACCAAAAGTTGCACGGGCAATTAAACCAATGATCGAATTAATGGCGGGCATTCCATCAGTTGTATATGGTCTATTTGGTATGATTGTGATTCGAGGGCTGATAAGGGAATTCGCACGTGGTTCGTTTGGAGAGGTCCTACCTGCAAACTATCAAACAGGATACTCTATATTAGCAGGTAGTATTATTTTGGCAATTATGATTTTACCTACGATTATTACCTTATCAATGGATGCAATTAATTCGGTACCAAGCGAATATTATGAAGCTTCTGTTGGATTAGGTGCCTCTAAATGGCAAAGTATTTATACAGTAATTGTTCCAGCTGCTAAGTCGGGTATTGTTTCATCAATTATTTTAGGAATGGGTCGTGCATTAGGAGAAACAATGGCGATCATTATGGTGGCAGGGAATACAGTAGCGATTCCAGAGTTAGGATGGAAGGGAATCTTCTCACCAGTTAGAACTTTAACAGGAAACGTTGCATTAGAAATGGGTTATGCAGGTCCTGAACACCGTCAAGCACTTTTTGCTACGGGGATTATTTTATTTATCTTTATTATGATTCTGAATTCAATTACTTTGGCAATCGTGAAGAAGAAGGAGCGTTAAACAATGGGAAAGACTAAACGAAATCAATGGATTGCTTTTGGCTTATTAAGCTTAGCAACGGCATTTACTATTACCGTCTTAATTGCTATTTTATTTTATGTGATGGGCCAAGGGCTAAAAATGATTAACTTAGAATTCCTACTTGAAAATCCTCGAAATATGGGTGCTGAAGGTGGAATTTATCCTGCAATATTAGGGACAATTTATTTAGTAGGAGTTACGTTATTAATTGCGACGCCAATTGGTGTTGGTACAGCAATTTTTCTAAATGAATATACAAGAGAAGGTCCGTTTAAGAAGATGATTCGATTTACAACAGAAGCATTAGCTGGAATTCCTTCTATTGTTTTTGGACTGTTTGGATTTGTTTTCTTTGTTATCTTACTTGAACCTTAT
This window contains:
- the pstC gene encoding phosphate ABC transporter permease subunit PstC; the encoded protein is MFSKANNNLEERIVKGILFLLALTSVVALGLIGFFIFKEGLPFMLDYGVGNFIFGKEWAPLQQVYGIFPMIIGTIYVTILALIIGAPIGIAVAIFLSKIAPPKVARAIKPMIELMAGIPSVVYGLFGMIVIRGLIREFARGSFGEVLPANYQTGYSILAGSIILAIMILPTIITLSMDAINSVPSEYYEASVGLGASKWQSIYTVIVPAAKSGIVSSIILGMGRALGETMAIIMVAGNTVAIPELGWKGIFSPVRTLTGNVALEMGYAGPEHRQALFATGIILFIFIMILNSITLAIVKKKER